One Dokdonia sp. Dokd-P16 genomic window carries:
- a CDS encoding antibiotic biosynthesis monooxygenase family protein, whose amino-acid sequence MQAPYYAVIFTSTQTSSTRGYKQAADLMEEIAATMPGFLGVEGARNDGDHLGITVSYWKTLKDIAHWKAQAEHQGAQRMGKSDWYDNYTVRICKVEREYSFNKS is encoded by the coding sequence ATGCAAGCACCTTACTACGCTGTAATTTTTACATCTACACAAACCAGTAGCACGAGAGGTTACAAACAAGCCGCAGATCTTATGGAGGAGATTGCAGCAACAATGCCGGGTTTTCTAGGAGTAGAGGGAGCAAGGAATGATGGTGATCATCTCGGGATTACCGTCTCTTACTGGAAAACATTAAAGGATATCGCTCACTGGAAAGCACAAGCAGAACATCAAGGTGCCCAGCGCATGGGTAAATCAGACTGGTACGATAATTATACGGTCAGGATTTGTAAAGTAGAGCGCGAGTACTCTTTTAATAAAAGTTAA
- a CDS encoding cyclase family protein yields the protein MLATITHNKETFKVDLLKPIDLSIPLTPKKNPLAWYIDPPTFETVTDGEWIGKVSEGGDVNFTTITFNPHSHGTHTETAGHITEKVHSINKNLKTFFFVAEVITVIPEPLDNDEDDFILRDKQFHSVLKGKSPEALVIRTLPNAREKKSMNWSHTNWPFIEEKAMVRFRESGIKHLLIDLPSVDKEKDGGALKAHHAFWNVEENIRLDATITEMIYVPHKVADGRYLLNLQIASFENDATPSKPVLYKIETE from the coding sequence ATGCTTGCAACAATAACCCATAATAAAGAAACTTTTAAGGTCGATCTTTTAAAACCTATTGATCTCTCGATTCCTCTTACTCCTAAGAAGAATCCGCTGGCATGGTATATTGATCCGCCTACGTTTGAGACAGTCACAGATGGCGAGTGGATAGGTAAAGTGAGTGAAGGTGGAGATGTAAACTTCACTACAATAACGTTTAATCCACATTCTCACGGCACACATACAGAGACCGCTGGACACATTACAGAAAAGGTGCACAGTATCAATAAAAACCTGAAGACATTTTTTTTTGTGGCAGAGGTAATTACTGTAATCCCAGAACCCTTAGATAACGACGAAGACGATTTTATACTAAGAGATAAGCAGTTCCACAGTGTACTTAAAGGTAAATCTCCAGAAGCTTTGGTCATACGCACACTGCCTAATGCACGCGAAAAGAAATCAATGAATTGGTCTCACACAAACTGGCCGTTTATAGAAGAAAAAGCAATGGTACGCTTTCGCGAAAGCGGAATCAAACACCTCCTCATAGATCTTCCAAGTGTAGATAAAGAGAAAGATGGCGGTGCTCTTAAAGCACATCATGCATTCTGGAATGTAGAAGAAAATATACGTCTGGATGCAACCATCACAGAGATGATTTACGTGCCTCATAAAGTTGCAGATGGTAGATATCTTCTCAATTTACAAATTGCCTCTTTTGAGAACGATGCGACACCAAGTAAGCCTGTGTTGTACAAAATAGAAACTGAATAA
- the hemW gene encoding radical SAM family heme chaperone HemW, producing MASIYIHIPFCKQACHYCDFHFSTTMGKKEEMITAIISELEMRKGEFENDEVSNVYFGGGTPSVLNTAEIEQIIDACYTHYTIEENPEITLEANPDDLTPEKISELAASRINRLSIGVQSFFEEDLKLMNRAHNAKEAIDCLVLSRKQFPNSSLDLIYGIPRMTNERWEDNIDQALKLDVPHISAYALTVEPKTALENFIKKGIVPPVEDEVAQEHHELLIRKMEEAGYENYEFSNFAKPGFHSRNNTAYWQGKKYIGIGPSAHSYDGKRRAWNINNNPKYIKAVTTGQLPQEVEELSLTDQYNEYVMTRLRTQFGVSLTEIATLYGDKYRDYFIEYSQKHVEEHLLFIEGDRVYVSKKGKFLSDGIASDLFILNLK from the coding sequence ATGGCGTCCATCTACATTCACATACCATTTTGCAAGCAAGCGTGTCACTATTGTGATTTTCACTTTTCGACCACCATGGGTAAAAAGGAGGAAATGATTACGGCTATCATAAGCGAACTTGAGATGCGTAAAGGTGAGTTTGAAAATGATGAAGTGTCTAATGTTTACTTTGGTGGAGGTACACCTTCTGTTTTGAACACTGCAGAGATTGAACAGATTATAGATGCCTGTTATACGCATTATACGATTGAAGAAAATCCAGAAATTACGCTAGAAGCAAATCCTGATGATCTTACTCCAGAGAAAATAAGCGAACTAGCGGCATCAAGAATTAACAGGTTAAGTATAGGCGTACAGTCGTTTTTTGAAGAAGATCTCAAATTAATGAACCGTGCGCATAACGCTAAAGAAGCCATAGATTGCCTAGTGCTTTCAAGAAAACAATTTCCTAATAGTTCGCTCGATCTCATTTACGGAATCCCTAGGATGACTAATGAGCGCTGGGAAGATAACATTGATCAAGCCCTAAAACTTGATGTACCTCATATATCTGCATACGCACTTACCGTAGAACCTAAGACAGCATTAGAGAACTTTATCAAAAAAGGAATTGTACCACCCGTAGAGGACGAAGTTGCTCAAGAACATCATGAGCTTTTAATACGTAAAATGGAAGAAGCAGGTTATGAGAACTATGAGTTTTCAAACTTTGCAAAGCCTGGTTTCCATTCTAGAAACAATACGGCCTACTGGCAAGGAAAAAAATATATAGGGATAGGGCCTTCTGCACATAGTTATGATGGAAAGCGCCGCGCGTGGAATATTAATAACAACCCGAAGTATATTAAAGCAGTAACAACTGGTCAGTTGCCACAGGAGGTAGAAGAGCTGTCGCTTACAGATCAATATAATGAGTATGTGATGACTAGATTGCGCACGCAGTTTGGGGTTTCACTTACAGAGATAGCCACTTTATATGGCGATAAGTATAGAGACTATTTTATTGAGTATTCGCAAAAGCATGTAGAAGAACATCTTTTGTTTATAGAAGGTGACCGTGTGTATGTGTCAAAAAAAGGGAAGTTCCTAAGCGATGGTATTGCTAGTGACTTATTTATACTCAACTTAAAGTAG
- the ruvC gene encoding crossover junction endodeoxyribonuclease RuvC: protein MADERIILGIDPGTTIMGFGLIKVVGKKMEFMLLNELLLQKYSDPYVKLKLIFERTIQLIDTYHPDEIAIEAPFFGKNVQSMLKLGRAQGVAMAAGLSREIPITEYLPKKIKMAVTGNGNASKEQVARMLQSLLKLKTLPKNLDSTDGLAAAVCHYYNSGKVEIGKSYSGWESFVKQNEKRVKK from the coding sequence GTGGCAGACGAAAGAATCATATTAGGTATTGATCCAGGAACTACAATTATGGGTTTTGGATTAATAAAAGTGGTCGGAAAGAAGATGGAATTCATGCTGCTTAACGAGTTGTTGCTGCAGAAATATAGTGATCCTTACGTAAAACTTAAGCTCATTTTTGAGCGAACTATCCAATTAATTGATACCTATCACCCAGATGAGATTGCGATAGAGGCACCATTTTTTGGTAAGAATGTACAGAGTATGCTCAAGCTAGGTAGAGCACAAGGTGTGGCGATGGCTGCAGGATTATCTAGAGAAATCCCCATCACAGAATATCTTCCTAAAAAGATAAAAATGGCAGTTACTGGAAACGGTAATGCGAGTAAGGAGCAAGTGGCAAGAATGCTGCAATCTTTATTGAAACTAAAAACCTTACCTAAAAACTTAGACTCCACAGATGGACTCGCAGCTGCAGTCTGTCATTATTACAACTCTGGAAAAGTAGAAATAGGTAAAAGCTATTCTGGCTGGGAAAGCTTTGTAAAGCAGAATGAAAAGCGGGTAAAAAAGTAA
- a CDS encoding lysylphosphatidylglycerol synthase domain-containing protein, translating into MPRLSHKATQLLWATLKILIVVLAGYFIYSKLNRSGLINLQFQLFEINTSSLYFYIIIILLFTRANWLFEFKKWQVLVGYLRQLSFRESAQQTLTAHLAGFVTPAKAGDYGAKALYYPKEQRKKILFLNFIGNMYQLQATLVVGFIGLGILALFTSGTAIFFWGLSIFMTLVFYQILPKILRRFNWSLKGNAWHKIKSFWKVIPKDIKRKTRLYSFIRYAIFAHQFYIILLMLGADIPYVFAMSCIAAMYILSSLIPVMQLLDVVVRGGVAVFVFSWYFVPEEIVLSTVLIMWLCNVVLPLLPGTIFLFKNKKRSSSAL; encoded by the coding sequence ATGCCTAGATTATCTCACAAAGCTACGCAATTACTCTGGGCGACTCTTAAGATTCTCATTGTAGTACTCGCTGGATATTTTATTTATAGCAAACTCAACCGAAGCGGACTAATTAATCTCCAGTTTCAACTTTTTGAAATAAACACGTCATCGTTATATTTCTATATTATAATAATACTACTATTTACCCGTGCCAATTGGCTTTTTGAGTTTAAGAAATGGCAAGTTTTAGTAGGTTACTTAAGGCAGTTAAGCTTTCGCGAAAGCGCACAACAAACCCTTACGGCTCATCTTGCTGGTTTTGTAACTCCTGCAAAAGCGGGTGATTATGGTGCCAAAGCGCTGTATTACCCCAAAGAGCAACGCAAAAAAATACTCTTCTTAAACTTTATAGGAAATATGTATCAGCTGCAGGCAACGCTTGTAGTTGGCTTTATAGGCTTAGGTATATTAGCGTTATTTACAAGTGGCACTGCAATCTTTTTCTGGGGTCTAAGTATTTTTATGACACTGGTATTTTATCAAATATTACCAAAAATTCTCAGACGTTTCAACTGGTCATTAAAAGGAAATGCATGGCATAAAATCAAGAGCTTTTGGAAGGTCATACCTAAAGATATCAAACGCAAGACTCGTTTATATTCTTTTATACGTTATGCAATATTTGCACATCAATTTTATATCATTTTACTGATGTTGGGAGCAGATATCCCCTACGTATTTGCCATGTCGTGTATTGCGGCAATGTATATTTTAAGTTCTTTAATACCTGTGATGCAACTACTGGATGTAGTAGTACGGGGCGGAGTTGCTGTCTTTGTGTTTAGCTGGTATTTTGTGCCGGAAGAAATTGTGTTAAGCACCGTGCTCATTATGTGGTTATGCAATGTCGTGTTGCCACTCTTGCCAGGAACTATCTTCTTGTTCAAAAATAAAAAGCGCTCAAGCTCAGCCCTATAA